The following DNA comes from Thermoanaerobaculia bacterium.
TCTTTCAGTCGTGGGACAACGAGAGGGCGCGGTCGTACCGCCGGCTCAACCACATCCCCGAGTCGTGGGGAACGGCCGTGACGGTCCAGGCGATGGTGTTCGGCAATCTCGGCGACGATTGCGCGACCGGCGTGGCGTTCACCCGAAACCCGGCGACGGGCGAAAAGAGCTTCTACGGCGAGTTGCTGCCGAAGGCCCAGGGCGAGGACGTCGTCGCCGGAATCCGGACTCCGCACCCGATCTCGGCGACCGGCCGGGGCGATTCCCTGGAGGAGACGATGCCCTCGGTGTACGGGAAGCTCCTCCGGGTCCGAACGGCGCTGGAGAAGAACTTCCGCGACATGCAGGACATCGAGTTCACGATCGAGAGCGGAAAGCTCTACATCCTCCAGACTCGAAACGGGAAGCGAACCGGATTCGCGGCCGTGAAGATCGCGTGCGATTTCGTCGACGAGAAGCGGATTTCCCGGAAGGAGGCCCTGACGCGCGTCGATCCGGAGCAGCTTTCCCAGCTCCTCGCCCCCGTGTTTCCGATCGCGGAAAAGGAAGAGGCCGTCGCCGAGGGGCGGCTTCTCGCCCGGGGGCTCCCCGCGGGGCCGGGCGCCGCGTGCGGGCGGGCCGCGTTTTCGGCCGAGCGGGCCGTCGAGATGGCGCAGCGCGGCGATCCCGTGATCCTGATCCGCGCGGAAACTTCCCCCGAGGACATCCTCGGCATGGCCGCGTCGAAGGGAATCCTGACCTCGCGGGGCGGGATGACTTCCCACGCCGCGGTCGTCGCGCGGGGAATGGGAAAGTGTTGCGTCGTCGGTTGCGGGGAGATCACGATCGATCCACGCTATGCCCGCCTCATGTCCCGGGGGCAGACGGTTTCGGAGGGCGACTTTCTCTCCGTCGACGGGACGACGGGCGAAGTCCTGTCGGGGAAGCTCTCGACGCGGCCGTCGGAAGTCATTCAGGTCGCCGTCGAGGGAAAACTCAAACCGTCCGATTCGTTGATCTACCGCCAGTTCGCCCGCCTTCTCGGATGGGCCGACGAAGTGCGAACGCTCGGAGTTCGAGCGAACGCGGACACTCCGCGCGACGCGCACGTGGCGCGCGCGTTCGGCGCCGAAGGGATCGGCCTGTGCCGGACCGAGCACATGTTCTTCGAGGAAGAGCGGATCACGGCGGTGCGCGAGATGATCCTCTCGGAAACTCCGGAAGAGAGAAAGAAGGCGCTCACGAAGATCCTTCCCATGCAGAGGGGCGACTT
Coding sequences within:
- the ppdK gene encoding pyruvate, phosphate dikinase, with protein sequence FQSWDNERARSYRRLNHIPESWGTAVTVQAMVFGNLGDDCATGVAFTRNPATGEKSFYGELLPKAQGEDVVAGIRTPHPISATGRGDSLEETMPSVYGKLLRVRTALEKNFRDMQDIEFTIESGKLYILQTRNGKRTGFAAVKIACDFVDEKRISRKEALTRVDPEQLSQLLAPVFPIAEKEEAVAEGRLLARGLPAGPGAACGRAAFSAERAVEMAQRGDPVILIRAETSPEDILGMAASKGILTSRGGMTSHAAVVARGMGKCCVVGCGEITIDPRYARLMSRGQTVSEGDFLSVDGTTGEVLSGKLSTRPSEVIQVAVEGKLKPSDSLIYRQFARLLGWADEVRTLGVRANADTPRDAHVARAFGAEGIGLCRTEHMFFEEERITAVREMILSETPEERKKALTKILPMQRGDFAGIFREMRDLPVTVRLLDPPLHEFLPREPKALAATAKEMGVSVEVLKGKVEGLSEANPMLGHRGCRLGLTHPEIYEIQVRAIFEAAVDVARSGGRPIPEIMIPLVGTVAEFTVLRDMTDRIARDVFREKGRRVPYLVGTMIEIPRAALLAAEIGAEAEFFSFGTNDLTQMTFGYSRDDIGSFLPHYLEAGILPNDPFASIDVEGVGQLVALGTSRGRSARAKLKVGVCGEHGGDPASIAFFHRTGLDYVSC